Part of the Spinacia oleracea cultivar Varoflay chromosome 5, BTI_SOV_V1, whole genome shotgun sequence genome, AATCAACAAGAAAAAGTAAAAGAGACCACCCAAAATCAAGTAAATTAAATCATCAACCCAGACAAAAATTGCAGCCACCCAAATACCCAATTAACAAAATTTCACATAAAAAACTAGAAATTACATAAATAAATAGAGGAAAAAGGAATAAAAGGGTAATAGAAAATAACCTTAAGAACAGAGGAAAAGCTCTCAGCTTGTTCAATTTCAGAGAAATGACGATTCCAGCGATTCCAATCCCATTCATCGGTGCTGCTGTTATTACTAACACTTGTATAATTTTCAACATTATTGTTGCTGATATTACAACGGCAGCACAAATTGGAGCTTCTATTATTGAAAAATCTCTGATAACCCACAATTTGTCTGAGATAAACACTGTTACTGCTGGGTTTGCTACtgtaattcttcttcttaatcaGAAAAGAAGTgtgtgaagaagaagaagcgcACGGAGAAGATAAAGTGCCGGCAGTCTGGGGAAGTGGGATTGCGCGGCCCATACCCCATGGGCTAGTCACCACCatgtctttctctctcctcttttgatGATGACTTCTTtctagagagagagaggggggagTCAGGGAGACGATGACTCTGATGAAGGGTGTCAAAATCAATGAATGAAATGGGGGAGAGTTCTGTGGGCTTGTTTCCACATCTGTGGATAGACCTGAACggggtttgtttgttggttggTGCCTTTGGGCAAATCACAAGTTGCCAGCGGAAGAAATAAGTTGTCGACGGTGGTGCTCAAGACATGAGATTATTCTTGTAAATTTAACCCGATCTGAAATGAATAGAAAATACTAGGGGTGAGCAAAAAGTCAGGGTACCCTGAATCGGAAGCGGAATCTGTTAGAATCTGCGGTTCCGGAATCGAATCTGCTGTGcaggttccggttccggttAACAAATttgggaacctgttgcaacaagtTCCGATTTCGGGTAACAAATTTGTACACACTAATTTTAACGTGGAGTACCCAAAATAAGGAACTGGGCCATATGAAAATGCTTCATATGCCTAAAATATAATACAATCCAAgctaatttttggaaaatataaatatagaatTGCGACTTAAGCCCAAACTATAAAACAATCAAAGCCCAAACCATAAAGTAGAtagtttttcaataaaatataaatattttactCAGATTTTCAAAATTACACGGTACCCTGaatcggaacctgttgcaacaggttccggttctcattttcaggaacctgttgcaacaggttccggttccggttCTCATTTTAAGGAACCTGTTGaaacaggttccggttccggttCCTGGAATTTCAACAGGGTACCCTGTTGTGCTCACCCCTAGAAAATACTACCGAATATTGAACAAAATTTTATGACATGTAACCTGTTTTATCTGAACCTGTAAAATAATAGGTCAAAATCAGACCGAAGCCGTTTTTTACCCGATCAATTGAAAAGAATTGTATCTGTAacaataaatgagattatgagataTTTAATCACAATAAACACATTGTCGATACTATTTTTGGGTGTCaaataattttggtttaattatccgtcattttatggttgatTTGACTAAACTTGTGTAGGATGATTTGTTAATTTGAATGTATATTTGTATATTTATTGATGTGGTTATATTTTTTTACGCAAGTTAATGAACATATAATACGCGTTTTAGAATCTCTAAATCTGTTACGTCAACCCGAAACCGAATATTCTGGGTCATAAACAAACATTTAGTAAAACCCAAATTCAAAAATGACCGACCCGAACTAATCCAGACCAAAGCGTAATTTATTACTTAATACAAAAACAACAATATATGAAGTTACTGCGACTATTAAGTATTAAAATTGTGTGTTGGCAAATGTAAGTCATTGTGCGAGTTTTTTCCTGCGTTATCTCAAGCACGTATTGGTGAAGAATACTATTAAGGCACGACATTCACAAAAGCTATTGACAAGGCAAATGCATTGTCATTGTTTCCTCTTCTTTATATGTGTAGAAGCCAGAAGGTGCATGCATATTGCATAGCATAAACCTGAACAACTTTCAGTTATCAGGTAAAACAAACCTGGTTAGCAGCATTATGTACAATTCAGTCAATTAATTTCGTTCGTGCAAATTTTACTACTGCTTTTGCACTTTGCAAATTCCTGAGTCCAAAAGTGAGTTCCTTCACATTGCTTCCCCAGACTTTAACATCTGAGGCCGCTTAACTTCCACCTTCCACCTCAATTACGTCCGAACATTTGCAGTCGTAAGAGTGCCAAAAAAATCCCTAGGTATTCAGAACGCGTTAGTGGTGTGGGGCCGAAGACAGAGCAGCAACATCATGTTCAACAAGATAGGGCGAGGGATTCACACGAGCTGGGCCTGGATTCACACGATCTGGGCCGGAATTCGCACGAGCTGGGCCTGGATTAAGTAGCAACCCTCCATTCTCAGCCACTTCCAAGGCATTTTCAGATTCATTACCATATCCTGCATTTTCAGTCCGTATAGGACGTAACAAACCCTGCAACCTTACGCGATAACTCTGGCTAGGTGTTTGGGATCTAACATATTGAGTTGCTGTCACAACAGTAGGCGAGGGTCGTTCCTGATCTGAGTCAGCACGGAGATTGGATATGGCACTCAGGTCAAGGTTTGGAAATACTGAGCACCGACACCGAGGGCATTTCACATTTAGCCGGAGCCATTGATCTATGCACTCCACATGGAAGTTGTGAGCACAAGGTAAGCCACGAACCTGCCCATCAATTTCAGGTCAGAGTATATACAGAATAGAAATGCCATGTAAAAAGGTAAGAACAATTCGTTGTGTTGACTATTAACCATGGACCGTCTTATATTGCCTAATAAAATTGCATGTATTGACCTCTCTATAGTGAAAAGCCTATTTGTCAATCATGTTGATTTAACCTTCCAAGCTAACACATCAGTATGTAGTTTAATTATTGCTGACAAATTTTACTCTCTCAGTTTAGGAGCCAAGTTAACTTTGTTCTATTGCACAAAGATTAAGGAGGGATAAACAAAGAGAAATAAATGGCTGGGTGGGGGTGACCCAAACTTCATTAAGATAAAAGatagtttttttctttttttgataaGTAGTATACTATTGTGTAAACAATGCTTAAGCGGATGGAAGGAGTAACATTTTAGGAACAAGCATTAAGGAGGGATAAACAAAGAGAAATAAATGGCTGGGTGGGGGTGACCCAAACTTCATTCAGATAAaagatagtttttttttttttgataagtagTATAATAGTGTCAACAATGCTTAAGCggatggagggagtaacatTTTAGGAACAAGCATTTCAGGATGACATAAATTAAGTTAAAAATGTAAAACGTTATGCAGGATAGATACAAATGTGCTATTTCTTTTGTTCGGAGTTATTTCAGACTGTTGTTTCCCATTTCTATACTTTGTGCCCTTCTTTTTAGGTGAAGTTTGTACATAACTTTAGTACTTTAACATAAATGCAATAAAAATAATTAGATCTGCAAAACTTGAATCACCCTGATCCTGAAGCCACCAACACCGTAGTTCATGGGTAGAAGCCGTAGAACCTTTGTGACTAATGTTTGACCTCAATATTATTTAACACTTTTACTGGATTGTAGTAGTATAATATATACTTCCAGGGGGAGTGAGGACTTAACACAAACATAGCAAGTGTGGAAATATACGCCGAAGCTCTAAACATACTGCTTACTAACTAGTGACAACGTATTAAAACAATAGCTATTTTGCATAAATAATTTACCTCATTTCCAACACGGAACTCCTCCAAGCAGATGGGACATTCACTGCAGTCAGTCGGAACAGCTTTCAGCCTAAACTTCGGCAGATCTTGAATGAGGGCCTCCACTGCTTCCCTCTGTATGGCAAGGCAATTTATGCAAAAGTATCTCATTCAGGAATCATAGAAATCTCAAATATTATCCCTCACCACCATCCTCTTCTAAAAgtaaacaaatgaaagaaatataaaaggaaaagaaaaggagagaaaTAAGACAaataaaactaaagttaattcctccgttttttattttgtaattGCACCATTTTCCTTATTTAGAAGTTGCATATAGATTGCACCATTTCTCTTTTACAGTATGCTTTCCCATACGTTGTTATTGTGTTCATGCACAAAATATTCATTCTAAATTTACCATTGTTactcccctttctctctcttttgttTGTAATCACATTGGCATTTTTGGTATCTACACCTTTTACGCTGTTTTAACATTGTGTTCCCATACCAAATGgtgcaacttttaaaaaaaaagaggaagtaCCTAAGTACTCAACCTTTGGTCTAAAGAGAGGAATGTGGTAACCAAAAACAAGAAAATCAGCAAATGTCGCCTAGACATGCATGAATTACATCAATAAAACCCTATGGGATAACCCTACAAATCGACCTAAATAGGCACAAATTTGGGGAGCTTGAATTCATACTGTTAGGGGGTTTTGACCTGAGAAGTCGTCCAATCATCACAGGAAAGCTAATTGCACaagttttttttaacaaaagaaaCCATCAAACATACATGAAGCAAATGTGGACCATTAGCCATCATCCCATTCAGATTTTACGTGAGATCTAGACAGATTTGTACAACAGAGGAACTATCAGATATCATATATAATTTGTGAGCCGTGAAGGCTCACTGGATTTTAAGAGAGATGATACGTTAACTTTACTGGAGCTGTCAAAAATGAAAATGTGTCTGAGAGTCTCAACTCATTAAAGCTTATGAAGTGCTCCATATATTTAGTACACAGGAACTTTGTTCTATgagtaaaagaaaaagaaggccCAAACCACAAATAGAGTCATTAACTTGTAATTCTAGGGACAAGTGGACAACCCAAAGCCCAAAATAGATGAACTCCCACAACCTCACTTCACCTCACCtcaaccaaaaccaaaaccacCGGGCAATTGCTTTGTTACTTGCAATGGATATGGTCATATGGTGGATATTACCTAGATTCCTGTGACCCTAGTCTGACAAACTTTTAGCTTCTGCATCATTGATAATCTATTTGCACATGGCTAGTGCCATGAATTTTCTGTCACGtcattctctctctttcttcccttattctcttgaccaggTAGCTGTATCTGAGTCAAAGATAGGTCTGACATGGATTTCATACCCAGATTCTGCTGCCCACACCTACCATGCTCCACATTGGACTTCATTTACGCGTTTGAGCTGTACCAGGTGAAGCAATCAAAGTCATTGATGCAAACATTAGGGTAAATTGGCTATGGTTATAACTGGGGACTTGATCATCCCTCGAGCTGTATCGATTCACATAGGTGGGTTGACAGGGGATAATAGGCATGCACAGTCCCAAGGAAAGCTTCCATAGACACACTCACTGGTGAGGAGCAATGTCCCGGTCCCTACACTAGTCCTACATAAGTCAGGGACGTGCGCTGGCTTTCCCCTCCAAAGCTCAATTTAAGTTCGGTCTTTGATATCGGCGCATACCTATTTAGGTTGTTTTAAGCCTCGAGGTATTTTGAAAGTCAAATAGAGTAACTTATATCACCCAACTACAGGCTGCTTAGGTCCAGTTTAGGAAATTCAGTTATGCATTGGACTTGCACTTTGCACTCTAACCTGATTCTTCGTAAAGGTTCAACCATTATCAGGCTACGTTAAGTAAATAAAGACAAAACTCAATATCTACAACAAGCATAACAGGAAAAAAACCACTTTTGCTAGTAAAATGGTGTTCAAGTTAGCCATCTTAAAGAGACAACCTTCAGTCCTTTTGAGAAAGTAGGTGTCTATTTCAGAAGTAAACATCATTAACAATTTGACTACTGATAATCCTCAGGACTAATAGGAGATGGGAAATGACTGATACCTCAGCTGCAGTCAAGTTAAGCCCTGGATGGTATGTACCAGCGTCTTGCCCCATGCCTCTCATCTCTTGACCGACTACTTCAAATGCCCAATCAGGTATACGTATCATGTCAATCAACACCTGACACATAAGATCCTTTTTGTAAGCCTTTCCACCAGACACATATCTCATAAGTCATAATCAAagcagcaaaaaaaaaaaaacttgagaTGCAACAGAAACCAATTATGCATACTACTTTTAAAAGCAATATAAAAGATTTCCCAAAACAAGGCTTGTCAAGTTTCAATACAAAGTTCTTTAGTTACACTTGCACAGTCCATAAACTGTCAGCTAGGAAACAGTGTCTTATCATTAATTTGTAATCCTCGTTATCAGGCCAAGTCCACATCTTGAAAACACTTCTTTGCAGACAAATAACACCTTTCAACAACTTGTTCATTAAACAAGATGATGTACCAAATATATTTATTGCTTTAGAGAAGTTTTGCAAAAACTACAACAGGTACAAAATTAGACTTcagaaattagaataatttttaCTTGTTAAATTATTGGACTACACTAATAGTATCAAACACTTGTATTAAACAGCTACTTTAACACCTCGTCCTTCATGTGTCAGCTAGTAAAGCAATTAGCTTTACTAAAAAGATCCAAGATTATTAAACAGCAAGGATAACACCCAACACACAGAGATACCAATTTGCCAAGAAAAAAGCCAGATTCAGGTCATTTTCATGTAAATTTTACACCAACGTCAAGTAACATACTTAGTATTATTAAGGCCTAGTTCTCTTCAACTTAGCTAATATAGCTTCTGTAAAATGAAACTTAAtcagaaaaaaaatcaattataatCAGTAAAATGACTTTTGATCTATGAAATTCCATTTACACAGTAAAAATTAGTTCAATAAAAACACTAGTACAAAATTTCTCTCAATTAacaatttataataaaaatacTAATTGTACGAAGTATGAGTATTATTACAATTAGCTAATGTAATGCAATGACTATCATGGTTAAAATTTGTCAGCTACATCAAAATAAGGAAACTTAAATCTTTAATTAATCGCCAAATTATACAAAGAATAAAGTTAAGATATCAGAAGGTATCTCATCTAAAAATGACTGGATATAACTCATGCAAAGTAATTTATATTCAATAAATGAACCAAGGAAAAATTATACTCTATTCTGTTAATAAAGATTCCTTCTCATCTTTAGGATTTAGCCCATCTTGTTTACCTAACAGGCTAACAGCAAAAAGAATGATTGTATCCAACAACATGCTATACTAACTCGTGGAGCTAGGTTATATCATATGCATGATTAATCATGGATATATTGCAAAAGATTGTTTCCTCTTTAAGAATTTAGAGAGCACTTTTATCAGCGTAAACCAACAAATGAAGAAAGCAAGTTgaaataattttatatttactGTCAAACCTCATTTACCATTGACTACCAAGGAGAAAACATAACACATATTGGATAGGCACTTAGGCAGAATGATTACCCTATACTCTGAAATAGGAATTCCTCCCTGATGAGCTCGTAGCATGTGAGCTTGTCTTCGTGATAACCACTGCCCAGATGAAAGCAGAATGAGTATGAAAAATAGAAAGAACAGCCGCAATAGACAATAAAGAGAAATTCTTTCTAAAATAGCAACGTAATGAATAAGAAAATACAGAAACCGAAGACAGACCTTTCCAACACAAAAGAAAGCAATGCAAAAAAGCCCTGAATAGCTAAACATCAGCCATATCAAGAAACCCCATTTTTGACCTTCTTCAGGCAACTGCACAAAGAAGAAAACCACAAACTTAGATTGGTTCACAGAATGAAGGAGAAACAGAAGACATTAGGGTAAGTAACCTACACAGTTTCTGGCTTTGGTGAACCACAAGGTGCCGATGACGGTCCATCCCCAAAGAAAGGGATAGAGTAACAGAGAGAGGATAGAGAGAACTGCTACTCTACCACAAAAGCGAGCATAACTCTGCTGCCAGCCAAAGTCCCTAAAATATTTAATTCAGCATTATGCTATAATTCTTTAAACATTGAGTTGAAAAAAGCAAGTGGCATTCACAACACAAGTTAAGAGAGGTAGATAATGACAAATCCATCTCTATTAAACAATCTCAAAGTTCAGACGTAATATAATTTAGCAATTGAGGAGGGGTGGGGGGTAGAAGGTTAACAAATAAGGATGCAGATTAATATTAAGCAGCTACACAGTTCCTAACAGTATTTTACGAATAAGGGAAACTGAGAAGCAGCTTTCACCAACAGTGTTTCAACTCCCACAGTACCAAATTAGTAAGCAGTTAAAACATGAGTAAGCAGTTAAGCACAAGCCTGTTTCTCATCATGTACATTCAAAAGCTATTCAAATCATTCCCAAATCCAGGTAGCATATGGTGCAAGAGACAAAATTCTGAACTCACACCCTTGCGTGTATTGGAAAAAGGAAAGGTAAAAAACTAGAAagaacttcatccgaaatcatATTTTGGCCATACTAGGTAACCCaacaaaaaatattcaaaaccGGAAAGACAGCACTATGGACAGCCTAAACTAGCAATTACAAAAACTTCATCATTCCCTTATAAGACATAAAATACCATTACATATGGACAACTCATATTTCTCACAAAGTCAGATTCATTGGTCTTAACTCTTAAGTTCCTATTAAAGCAAAACAAACCACTAAAATTTCCATCACTTATAATCCAGATAGATGATAGTTGGTACTACTACTTATCCAACAAACTAATTGTCCACCATTATTACCAAGAATGCTGATGGTTCTCTGTTTACAAAAGCAGAAAATGTTGCAGGTATtcgaaaagaaacaaaaaaaacacatatatGAAATGCTTACGGTCCCATTCCAGCCGAGAGCCCATTGTCAACAAACATCAAAAGTCGAAACAAGAAAATAGTGGTGTAGTCAACCTGCCCACAAGAAGTGGCGCATCTAATTATTATCAAAGCATACACAGCATAGTTGTAGCAAAATAAACAATAAcaagggcgaaaaatcaaaacccaCCACTATCCATATGTGCAAAGGGTATGTGCAAAGATGGTATCGCTTCCAGTTAACGGCCACTATAACTCTGAGATGATGTAGTCAAAGAGCACTAACTGAATAAATCACTCGaaaacaataaatttacattTGTTATGACTGTAAATTGACACAGAAAAACTCAATTTTACATGAAATGACGCTCCGATTAGGAATTGAAAACTCAATTATAGCTGAATTATTCAATAAGATGACGAAAGGTGCAAAAACTATCCTAAAACGAGCAAAGATTGAACAAAAGATCACTGGAAATGATCAAATTGATTGCGCAACAAAAGGATACACACTTGTGGCAAGCATCGACAAGAAGAACCCATCGTACCttcaaacacaaaacaaaaaccccaaaaaaatcatcaaaattccaCTCAAATTAACAAAAGAAATGCGGGAAAAATGAAGTAAAATTTCAGAAAATAGAGCGGAACCATTTGAAGTCGACGCCTCTGATAGCCATTGAAGTGAAACTGGAAACCCTAAATTGGAGGTTTTAGAGTGAAGTGAATTGCATTTTGGGCGAAAATCAAACGCAACTGTGGTGATTATAATAGAGAGAATTGCGCGAATCGAAAAAATGAATCGAGTGCAGTAGGATGAAACGTTCACGCTAATGTGCAGAACAGTTGTGAGAGACTGAGAGGAAGAGTGGGAAGAAGTCACCTTCAATTTTGGGAAAGTTGGAGAGAGAGACAGAGAAGCAGGGGGTTGAACTGACAACTGACTATACCATCTACGGAGTACTTAACACTGGtaattagacctgtcaaacgggtcggtcgggtcgggtcgtaaaaatttactttcgggttcgagttgaatcgggtcggtcagtttcgggttcgggtttacaaatgcttgttcaagacccagaactttcgggttcgggtcgacccaacgggttgagagattttaaaacgcgcattatattttcattaatttaggtgaaagatatacaaaatattggcacaagttaacaaattttcctacgaaagtttatattttgtcaaattcaatcataaaatggcatataattcaaattaaaatcatattacacagaacaatagtaaaaacaactgtcttttatgcttaaattttctcataatctc contains:
- the LOC110789443 gene encoding E3 ubiquitin-protein ligase SIS3 is translated as MAIRGVDFKWYDGFFLSMLATSVVIVAVNWKRYHLCTYPLHIWIVVDYTTIFLFRLLMFVDNGLSAGMGPDFGWQQSYARFCGRVAVLSILSLLLYPFLWGWTVIGTLWFTKARNCLPEEGQKWGFLIWLMFSYSGLFCIAFFCVGKWLSRRQAHMLRAHQGGIPISEYRVLIDMIRIPDWAFEVVGQEMRGMGQDAGTYHPGLNLTAAEREAVEALIQDLPKFRLKAVPTDCSECPICLEEFRVGNEVRGLPCAHNFHVECIDQWLRLNVKCPRCRCSVFPNLDLSAISNLRADSDQERPSPTVVTATQYVRSQTPSQSYRVRLQGLLRPIRTENAGYGNESENALEVAENGGLLLNPGPARANSGPDRVNPGPARVNPSPYLVEHDVAALSSAPHH